The Medicago truncatula cultivar Jemalong A17 chromosome 4, MtrunA17r5.0-ANR, whole genome shotgun sequence genome includes a region encoding these proteins:
- the LOC11443444 gene encoding uncharacterized protein, with product MTTFSLLPSPSCASFLSNKKSSRFCSLASIQSRKSNVKVLRVRAVKEKTEEIKSSSKQSSPEEVTKKYGLEAGLWKIFSSKEEGDQQKSKGDQAKELLAKYGGAYLATSITLSLISFALCYVLINAGVDVQTLLQKVGISTDATGEKVGTFALAYAAHKAASPIRFPPTVALTPIVAGWIGKKADKDK from the exons ATGACAACGTTTTCGTTGCTACCATCACCTTCTTGTGCTTCTTTTCTGAGCAACAAGAAGAGTTCAAGATTTTGCAGTCTTGCTTCCATTCAGTCACGTAAATCTAATGTTAAAGTGTTGAGAGTTAGAGCTGTTAAAGAGAAAACTGAGGAAATCAAAAGCTCTTCAAAGCAATCTTCACCTGAAGAAGTAACCAAGAAGTATGGTCTTGAAGCTGGTCTTTGGAAG ATTTTCAGTTCAAAGGAAGAAGGGGACCAACAGAAATCAAAAGGTGATCAAGCCAAGGAGTTGCTGGCAAAATACGGAGGAGCATACTTAGCCACCTCCATTACTCTGTCATTGATCTCTTTCGCTCTTTGTTATGTATTAATCAATGCTGGAGTAGATGTTCAAACTTTGCTTCAGAAG GTAGGAATCAGTACTGATGCAACCGGCGAAAAAGTCGGTACCTTTGCTTTGGCATATGCTGCACACAAAGCTGCATCTCCAATTAGGTTTCCACCTACGGTAGCTCTTACCCCAATCGTAGCTGGATGGAT